The Arcobacter roscoffensis genome segment AAAGACTTTAAACCTATTGATAAAATAAAACTAAGTGGTGGAAAAAATGTAGCTGCTGTTATTGTTTGTTTTATTCCATTTTTCTTAGGGTTTTTATTACCTTTTATTCAATTATGTTATTGGTTTTTATTATCATATGAAGAGATTATTGATGAAGACTTTATGACTTTATTATATCAAACTTTGACATTAGCAATATCATCGGCATTTATTATTACAGGATTAGCATTACTTTTTGTTTATAACGTAAGATTAAATGGTGATAAAACTTCATCTTCATTAAATCAAATAGTAAAAATGGGATATTCAATTCCTGGTGCTGTTGTTGGTGTTGGTATTTTATCATTTTTTGCAGTTCTTGATAAATATGTTTTTGATATTTTTTCTGAAACTTTCATTATTTCTGGAACTATAATAGCTGTGATATTTGGTTACTGCGTGAGGTTTTTAGCCATATCAATTAATAACTTTGAATCAGCTTTTTCAAGAATACCAACGTCTTATGACGATGCCGCTAAAATTTTAAATATAGGTGATAAGAAAACCTTTTTTAAGATTTATGTACCCTTACTAAAAAATGCTTCTTTTTCTGCATTTATAGTAATATTTATTGAGGTTATAAAAGAACTTCCTCTTACTATGATTTTAAGACCTTTTAACTATGATACATTAGCAGTTAGAGCCTTAGAATTAACACAACAAGCACAAATAGTAGAATCATCAGTACCTTCTATGTTTATTATAATTATAGGTATAATTTCAGTTATTCTACTAGCAAGAAATATGAATAAGGTATAAAATGGTTAGTGTAAATAATTTTTCAATCTCCTTTGGTGATACAAAAATAGTTGAGAATATAAATTTTGAAGTACAAAAAGGAGAGATTGTAACTCTTCTTGGAAAAAGTGGTTGTGGTAAGACTACAATATTAAGAGCAATTGCTGGTTTACAAAAAGAACATGATGGTGAAATTTGTATAGGTAATACTTGTGTCTCTTCAAAAGATGTCTATGAAAAAAATAGAGAAGTAGGATATATTTTTCAGGATTATGCACTATTTCCACACTTAAATGTCGAAGAAAATATTGCATTTGCTTTAGATAAGCTATCTAAAAAAGATAGAGAAGCAAAAGTTCAAAAGCTTTTAAATCAATTTGACATAGTTGATCATAGGAAAAAACAGATTCATCAATTATCTGGTGGACAACAACAAAGAGTAGCAATTGCAAGAGCAATGGCAAATAATCCTAAAATACTTTTGCTTGATGAACCTTTTGCAAATCTTGATTCCCAACTTAGATATAAAACAAAAATGTGGGTTAAAAACCTAATAAAGAAATATGAATTAAGTGCTATTCTTGTTACCCATGACAAAAAAGAAGCTTTAAGTATTTCTGATAAAATTGGTATTATTAATAATAAAAAAATGATTCAATTTGATACAGCAAAAAATATGTATAATAATCCTAAAAACTTCTATATTGCAAATTTCTTATCTGAAATAAATATTATTCCAGATACTTTATTAAAAGACTTAGATGTTAAAACAAATGAAAACCAAATTGCAATTGCTTATACTAAAGACTGTAAACTAAGCACGGAGAATAACAGTATTGAAATAGAGATTATTGATTATTCTTACTATGGTGAAAACTATGAAGTTATATATAAATTAAAAAACTTTGAACATGAACAAAACTTGCATTCTCAAGTAGAAAACATAGAGAGTATAATTGATAAAACTTTATTTCTTAATATATCAAAAGATGATATAAAAATAATAGAAAAATAGTATTAATCAAAACACTAGGATAATTTAATATATTTTATGTATAATTGACTTATGAAACTAAAAAAAGTCATTTTATTATTAATAATTCTTTACTCTCATTCTTTTTGTCAAAACTTACAAAAAGTCAATCTACAATTAGATTGGCTACATCAATTTCAATTTGCTGGATATTACATGGCAAAAGAAAAAGGTTTTTATAAACAAAATGGCCTAGATGTAAATATAAAAGAGTTCACCAGTCAAACTAATCTTATTGATGATACAATAAAAAATAAAGCTACTTATGCCATAGGGAAATCATCATTGATTATTGAAAGACTAAAAGGAAAAGAAATAAGCCTTTTAGCGGCAATCTACCAAAATTCTCCAATGGTTTTAATCACAAGAAAAGATACTGGAATAAATAATATTGAAGACTTAATAAACAAAAAAGTAATGCTCACAAATGATGCAAGGGATACTGCAAATATAATATCTATGATTAAATCACAGGGAGTAAAAAGTAATAAAATAAATTTTATACCCCACTCTTTTAATTTAGATGATCTAATAAATAAAAATACTGATGCAATGGCTTGCTATTTATCAAATGAGCCCTATATTCTAGCAGAAAAAAATATTGAATATAATATATTTAATCCTGCTAATTATGGTTTTGATTTCTATGGTGGTATTCTATTTACATCAACAAATGAACTAAAAACTAATCCAAATAGAGTAAAAAACTTTTTTGATGCCACAATAAAAGGCTGGACCTATGCTTTTGAAAATATTGAAGAAACTGCAAATGTTATCTTTGATAACTATAATACTCAAAATAAAACTCTTGAATCTATAATATATGAAGCTAGAGTATTAAAAAAACTCTCAAAGTTTGAAGAGGGATTATTAGGTAATATTAACATAGAAAAAATTGATGAAATAAAAAGACTATACCTATTACTAGAACTTACAAAAAATAGTAAACTTGATGTAGATACTTTTATCTATGATAAAAATAGAATACTATTTAATGACTATGAAAAAAACTTTATAAAAAACAACTCTTTTACACTCCTTGTTAATGATTCTAATATTCCATTCTCATTTAATAAAAAGAATAAAATTGAAGGCTTAGAAATTGATTTTTGGAATCTTATTGCTCAAAAATTAAATACTAATTTTAATATCAGTGAAAAACCAAAAAATGAAGAAATTCTAAAAAATATAAAAACCTTTGATATAAAACTAGAATTTAATTATAAAAATAAAGAATTCTCTACAAAACCTTTGAGTAAGGTAAAGTTAGC includes the following:
- a CDS encoding ABC transporter ATP-binding protein, producing MVSVNNFSISFGDTKIVENINFEVQKGEIVTLLGKSGCGKTTILRAIAGLQKEHDGEICIGNTCVSSKDVYEKNREVGYIFQDYALFPHLNVEENIAFALDKLSKKDREAKVQKLLNQFDIVDHRKKQIHQLSGGQQQRVAIARAMANNPKILLLDEPFANLDSQLRYKTKMWVKNLIKKYELSAILVTHDKKEALSISDKIGIINNKKMIQFDTAKNMYNNPKNFYIANFLSEINIIPDTLLKDLDVKTNENQIAIAYTKDCKLSTENNSIEIEIIDYSYYGENYEVIYKLKNFEHEQNLHSQVENIESIIDKTLFLNISKDDIKIIEK
- a CDS encoding transporter substrate-binding domain-containing diguanylate cyclase, with the translated sequence MKLKKVILLLIILYSHSFCQNLQKVNLQLDWLHQFQFAGYYMAKEKGFYKQNGLDVNIKEFTSQTNLIDDTIKNKATYAIGKSSLIIERLKGKEISLLAAIYQNSPMVLITRKDTGINNIEDLINKKVMLTNDARDTANIISMIKSQGVKSNKINFIPHSFNLDDLINKNTDAMACYLSNEPYILAEKNIEYNIFNPANYGFDFYGGILFTSTNELKTNPNRVKNFFDATIKGWTYAFENIEETANVIFDNYNTQNKTLESIIYEARVLKKLSKFEEGLLGNINIEKIDEIKRLYLLLELTKNSKLDVDTFIYDKNRILFNDYEKNFIKNNSFTLLVNDSNIPFSFNKKNKIEGLEIDFWNLIAQKLNTNFNISEKPKNEEILKNIKTFDIKLEFNYKNKEFSTKPLSKVKLAIATMNDKNYISDLNVLKNETIAVINNSFLFEKLKTEYLEVKFVHIKSIKEGVQLLERNAIFGLIDNVLSLSHTIIQNNYNNIKIAGTLDYKTNIRLSTIEKNKDVIPILNKIIDKINEDEKRNIINKYQLIVYQEVKDYSWLYKYVIPLLIVILFTIYINNKMRKEIKKRKIAENTLLDYANKDSLTKVINRRKIEKILSNLIKRTKEHDSIFSIIFIDIDDFKSINDTLGHLTGDKILVQVSKIVSSHIRKDDVFGRWGGEEFIIILPNTSALDAKKSANHLKELIENKNFGINRKVTASFGITQFIENDTKKDLVLRADEAMYYVKKNGKNNTKIL